A genomic segment from Nitratiruptor sp. YY08-10 encodes:
- the thiC gene encoding phosphomethylpyrimidine synthase ThiC yields MRKEWVEKRKNDSVRTQMYYARQGIITEEMEYVAKVEGLDAELIRKEVARGRMIIPANINHIHQKPMAIGIAAKCKINANIGSSALASDAEGEVEKVKVCQKYGADTIMDLSTGGDLDAIREEVIKHAEVPIGTVPIYQILHDCNNKIEDLTIDKMLEVIERQAKQGVSYFTIHAGFLLRFMPLVAKRKMGIVSRGGSLMAAWMMHYHKENPFYTAFDDILDICRKYDVSLSLGDSLRPGCLADASDDAQLEELKVLGELTLKAWDKDVQVMIEGPGHVPMNQIERNIKIERDYCHEAPFYVLGPLVTDIAAGYDHLASAIGAAMAGWYGASMLCYVTPKEHLGLPNAEDVREGIVAYKIAAHAADIARGRKGARDVDDAMSDARYKFDWNKQFELALDPDRAREYHDETLPQDVFKEAEFCSMCGPKFCSYKITQDILEKHGA; encoded by the coding sequence ATGAGAAAAGAGTGGGTAGAGAAACGCAAAAATGATAGTGTTCGAACACAGATGTACTATGCAAGACAAGGTATTATTACTGAAGAGATGGAGTATGTGGCAAAGGTAGAAGGGCTTGATGCTGAGCTTATTCGTAAAGAGGTAGCACGAGGTCGGATGATTATCCCGGCAAACATTAATCATATCCATCAAAAGCCGATGGCGATAGGAATCGCTGCAAAGTGTAAAATCAATGCAAATATCGGAAGCTCTGCTTTGGCCAGTGATGCCGAGGGGGAAGTTGAAAAGGTCAAAGTGTGCCAAAAGTACGGTGCCGATACGATAATGGATCTCTCCACCGGTGGTGATCTTGACGCAATCAGAGAAGAGGTGATCAAGCATGCGGAGGTTCCTATTGGAACGGTTCCAATCTATCAGATTTTGCACGATTGCAATAACAAAATAGAAGATTTGACAATCGATAAGATGCTTGAAGTCATTGAGCGTCAAGCCAAGCAAGGGGTAAGCTATTTTACAATTCATGCTGGATTTTTGCTTCGATTTATGCCCCTTGTAGCTAAAAGAAAGATGGGAATCGTAAGTCGTGGTGGCAGTTTGATGGCAGCATGGATGATGCATTACCATAAGGAAAATCCATTCTATACAGCATTTGACGATATTTTGGATATTTGTAGAAAATATGATGTGAGTCTCTCTTTGGGCGACAGTTTGAGACCAGGATGCTTGGCAGATGCAAGCGATGATGCACAGCTTGAAGAGTTGAAAGTTTTGGGAGAACTTACTCTCAAAGCATGGGACAAAGATGTGCAGGTGATGATTGAAGGGCCTGGACATGTACCGATGAATCAGATTGAAAGAAATATCAAGATTGAAAGAGATTATTGCCATGAAGCTCCATTTTATGTATTGGGGCCGCTTGTAACAGACATTGCCGCAGGATATGATCATCTGGCAAGTGCAATCGGAGCTGCAATGGCTGGATGGTATGGAGCGAGTATGCTTTGTTATGTGACGCCAAAAGAGCATTTGGGTCTTCCAAATGCAGAGGATGTACGAGAGGGAATTGTTGCATACAAAATTGCAGCCCATGCAGCGGATATTGCCAGAGGCCGAAAAGGGGCACGCGATGTGGATGATGCCATGAGCGATGCAAGATATAAATTTGATTGGAACAAACAGTTCGAATTGGCTTTGGACCCAGATAGAGCAAGAGAGTATCACGATGAGACGCTACCGCAAGATGTTTTCAAAGAGGCAGAGTTTTGCTCTATGTGCGGACCAAAATTTTGTAGCTACAAAATCACACAAGATATTCTTGAAAAACATGGAGCCTAA
- a CDS encoding Mrp/NBP35 family ATP-binding protein — translation MLNEAKVQEVLSTVTYPGFTKDIVTFGFVKGIEVNGDRVAVELDITSSAPEVAQQLRDEITKKLGLQGAKEVIVNIKQPKMPRETSSRGKNLAPQVKNFVMISSGKGGVGKSTTTVNLAIATAMQGKKVGILDADIYGPNVPRMMGILGAQPEVVGNKVKPIETKYGVEVMSMGVLMEEGQSLIWRGAMIMKAIEQFLRDILWSDLDVLFIDMPPGTGDAQLTLAQSVPVTAGVTVTTPQMVSLDDSRRSLDMFKKLHIPIAGIVENMSGFICPNCSTESDIFGKGTAHDVALEYGTSVLGEIPIEPAIREGGDEGKPVVFYHPESETAKRYHQAANKLWHFIEKVNEEGGASNEMIQPTTPPGVSACSTAGHNAGNQSGGGCGCSH, via the coding sequence ATGCTGAATGAAGCAAAAGTACAAGAAGTTTTATCCACTGTGACATATCCCGGTTTTACCAAAGATATTGTGACATTTGGATTTGTCAAAGGAATCGAAGTCAATGGTGATAGAGTTGCCGTTGAGCTGGATATCACATCAAGTGCACCGGAGGTTGCCCAGCAGCTTCGAGATGAAATCACAAAAAAGCTTGGGTTGCAAGGTGCGAAAGAGGTGATTGTCAATATCAAGCAGCCTAAAATGCCAAGAGAGACTTCCAGCAGAGGGAAAAACCTAGCACCGCAAGTGAAAAATTTCGTCATGATCAGTAGTGGGAAAGGTGGAGTTGGAAAATCCACGACTACCGTGAATTTAGCGATCGCTACTGCAATGCAAGGAAAAAAAGTTGGAATCTTGGATGCGGATATCTATGGTCCAAATGTGCCTCGAATGATGGGGATACTTGGCGCACAGCCAGAAGTTGTAGGCAACAAGGTTAAGCCAATCGAGACAAAATATGGCGTGGAAGTCATGAGTATGGGAGTGCTCATGGAAGAGGGGCAGTCGCTTATTTGGCGAGGAGCTATGATCATGAAAGCGATTGAACAGTTTTTAAGAGATATTTTATGGAGTGATCTGGATGTGCTTTTTATCGACATGCCTCCAGGGACCGGGGATGCGCAGTTGACATTAGCGCAAAGCGTACCGGTTACAGCAGGTGTCACTGTGACTACACCTCAGATGGTGAGCCTCGATGATAGCAGAAGAAGTCTTGATATGTTTAAAAAGCTTCATATTCCAATTGCCGGAATTGTAGAAAATATGAGTGGCTTCATCTGTCCAAACTGTAGCACAGAAAGTGATATTTTCGGAAAAGGAACAGCCCACGATGTAGCATTAGAATATGGTACAAGCGTGCTTGGTGAAATTCCTATCGAGCCGGCAATCAGAGAAGGTGGAGATGAAGGAAAACCTGTCGTTTTTTATCATCCGGAGAGTGAAACAGCAAAACGGTACCATCAAGCAGCAAACAAATTGTGGCATTTCATAGAAAAAGTGAATGAAGAGGGCGGTGCAAGCAATGAAATGATTCAGCCAACAACTCCTCCGGGAGTAAGTGCGTGTTCCACTGCAGGGCATAATGCAGGGAATCAAAGCGGCGGAGGCTGTGGCTGTTCTCACTAA
- a CDS encoding ParA family protein — MQQHYKIAVINTKGGVGKSTISMQLLAPFLYEKQGSAISFFEFDDENEDSLSFDKSKIVWLEKVRISGQDLRDTLRDILLMDTSIIMDVGANKTAVYVLEALIDSGMIYALDAVVIPLMDGELDATSAINIYQKIKNAHSEIKTIFALNRWNENREVESQFDIFLGDKYGFFDTKGVINYINEKDRNYLVLADSDAIKYSRAFGITLWEMAQQEMDMDQELKEAIAGGATKEEIKRLSFKKSLKSDCEKYYEKILRKAFEELEKILAHQ; from the coding sequence ATGCAGCAGCACTATAAAATAGCCGTTATCAATACGAAGGGGGGAGTGGGGAAAAGTACAATAAGTATGCAGCTTCTCGCCCCCTTTTTGTATGAAAAGCAGGGCTCGGCAATTTCGTTTTTTGAATTTGACGATGAGAATGAAGACAGCCTCTCCTTTGATAAGAGTAAAATAGTTTGGCTTGAAAAGGTTAGAATCTCCGGACAAGATCTTCGTGATACGCTTCGTGATATCCTTTTGATGGATACAAGTATCATTATGGATGTGGGAGCAAATAAAACAGCAGTCTATGTTTTGGAAGCTTTGATCGATAGTGGTATGATCTACGCTTTGGATGCGGTGGTCATTCCGTTGATGGATGGTGAACTGGACGCTACAAGTGCTATCAACATTTATCAAAAAATAAAAAACGCACACAGTGAAATTAAAACTATTTTTGCTCTCAATCGATGGAATGAAAACAGGGAAGTGGAATCTCAGTTTGATATCTTTTTGGGTGATAAGTATGGCTTTTTCGATACAAAAGGCGTAATCAACTATATCAATGAAAAAGATAGAAACTATCTTGTGCTTGCAGACAGTGATGCTATAAAATATTCCAGAGCATTTGGAATAACATTATGGGAGATGGCCCAGCAAGAGATGGATATGGATCAGGAGCTGAAAGAAGCAATAGCCGGTGGTGCTACGAAAGAGGAAATCAAACGTCTCAGCTTTAAAAAATCACTCAAAAGTGATTGTGAGAAGTATTATGAAAAAATTTTGCGGAAGGCTTTTGAAGAGTTGGAAAAGATTCTAGCCCACCAATAG
- a CDS encoding PAS domain-containing protein, whose translation MHFKYNKRGIEPKNIESPFNLDELFFSITNPKGIILTGNDVFVHVSKFTKDEMIGKPHNIIRHPDMPRTIFKALWDTIKSGKPFVGYVKNMAKDGSYYWVLAAVYPIFNNEGEIEKYISIRLKPTSEYFKLIPELYREILEKEIKEDMDAAQELLIKKIQELGFHTYEDFAKRIFFEEILNREKLLDQNSNPASCRTNLQNILEENLDFIDSLCGLETIFLRINRYFNEIFNKVHTFLDLNEELEKKSNFIFGLAEDIRLLSLNASIESYKVKKEGVSFSTLSHEMRKNAEISERKVLEMNRLINEAKKDIEGIGFNILTLKLNIEMIVFFIKEMIVNFSDKEIGEKEENEITNNINELFQLMQLYVTELQKSMFASKNMLRSILYNISELNILINRLDFIHINGMIESAHTEEEEGGFHIIFSQMLHLIERAKQEIINLEHSLFDATEENTTVFTITNIAIQKINQAKKRFSHLLVG comes from the coding sequence ATGCACTTTAAATACAATAAACGAGGCATTGAACCTAAAAATATTGAATCACCATTTAATCTAGATGAACTCTTTTTTTCGATAACCAATCCAAAAGGAATTATACTGACTGGCAATGATGTATTTGTGCACGTTTCTAAATTTACAAAAGATGAAATGATCGGGAAACCACATAACATCATTCGCCATCCCGATATGCCTAGAACTATTTTTAAAGCACTCTGGGATACCATCAAAAGCGGAAAACCCTTTGTCGGATATGTAAAAAACATGGCAAAAGACGGTTCATATTACTGGGTACTAGCCGCAGTATACCCTATCTTCAATAATGAGGGAGAGATAGAAAAATACATCTCCATCCGACTAAAACCCACTTCGGAATATTTTAAGCTCATTCCTGAGCTCTATCGAGAAATTCTTGAAAAAGAAATAAAAGAGGATATGGATGCGGCACAAGAACTGTTAATAAAAAAGATACAAGAGCTTGGGTTTCATACCTATGAAGACTTTGCCAAACGCATCTTTTTCGAAGAAATTCTAAATAGAGAAAAACTTTTAGATCAAAACAGCAATCCTGCTTCATGCAGAACCAATCTGCAAAATATACTGGAAGAGAATCTGGACTTCATCGATTCACTTTGTGGTTTGGAAACCATTTTTCTCCGAATCAATCGATATTTCAATGAAATATTCAACAAAGTACATACTTTTTTGGATCTGAATGAAGAGTTGGAAAAGAAATCAAATTTTATCTTTGGTTTAGCAGAAGATATAAGACTTTTATCCCTCAATGCATCTATCGAAAGTTACAAAGTCAAAAAAGAGGGAGTTTCATTCTCTACCCTTTCTCATGAAATGAGAAAAAATGCAGAAATCAGCGAGAGAAAAGTCCTTGAAATGAATCGGCTCATCAATGAAGCGAAAAAAGATATTGAAGGTATCGGTTTCAACATCCTTACTTTAAAACTGAATATCGAAATGATCGTCTTTTTTATTAAAGAAATGATTGTAAACTTTTCAGACAAAGAAATTGGTGAAAAAGAAGAAAATGAGATTACAAACAATATCAACGAACTATTCCAATTGATGCAACTTTATGTAACAGAACTTCAAAAAAGCATGTTCGCTTCCAAAAATATGTTACGCTCTATTCTATACAACATCAGCGAACTCAATATCCTTATCAACAGACTCGATTTTATCCATATCAACGGTATGATTGAATCAGCTCATACTGAAGAAGAGGAAGGTGGATTCCATATTATCTTTTCTCAGATGCTTCATCTAATCGAAAGAGCAAAACAGGAGATCATTAACCTCGAACACTCTTTGTTCGATGCGACAGAAGAAAACACAACGGTATTTACAATAACCAATATCGCTATCCAAAAGATCAATCAGGCAAAAAAAAGATTCTCCCACCTATTGGTGGGCTAG
- a CDS encoding methyl-accepting chemotaxis protein, whose product MGKKDIELKNETTTECEEALDTCQKELEQQIQKEKIIWYDSGIKLADGLFQSALVKTGIYRFKNRFHNFNDSFEKITQTSKESLKTTDIIMESIHQIEQTQKETNEYIEEGESILNKTNEDILQSVQAMDNLTKTTEELKRKISGIDHVLNVILEITEQTNLLALNAAIEAARAGEVGRGFAVVADEVRKLAEKTSKSASEIREVTVSVMDEMDNTSQVVSNAKTIVEDSAEGASDVLKSFFKIKKASNKVTDLISKQIEYTTKQKENIYTFSDEIKKLNNELQQVQKLANITGERILSAIDEVKEGFDNCSTVDPNEPITKILSAIKDHSVFVVDTAKYTEGYENITLKDYTSCNFGKWFYSQEAFKELKKYGPEVISLLEDIEEDHKQVHTIAFEILRLKKENRNDEIFEKFSELADASSSLIKQLMKIYAIIATTEKDKIETKSNK is encoded by the coding sequence ATGGGGAAAAAAGATATTGAATTGAAAAATGAGACCACAACCGAGTGTGAAGAAGCACTAGATACATGTCAGAAAGAACTGGAACAGCAGATACAAAAAGAAAAGATCATATGGTACGACAGCGGAATCAAGCTTGCAGATGGACTGTTCCAATCTGCATTAGTAAAAACTGGTATCTACCGATTCAAGAATAGATTTCATAATTTCAATGACTCTTTCGAAAAAATTACTCAGACAAGCAAAGAGAGCCTCAAAACAACCGATATAATCATGGAAAGTATCCACCAAATTGAGCAGACTCAAAAAGAGACCAATGAATATATAGAAGAGGGAGAATCCATCCTCAATAAAACCAACGAGGATATTCTCCAATCTGTCCAGGCAATGGATAATCTGACAAAAACCACGGAAGAGCTCAAGCGAAAGATCAGTGGAATAGACCATGTTTTAAACGTTATTTTGGAAATTACAGAACAAACCAACCTGCTTGCGCTCAATGCTGCAATCGAAGCAGCACGTGCAGGAGAAGTTGGACGAGGATTTGCTGTTGTAGCTGACGAAGTACGAAAACTTGCTGAAAAAACAAGCAAGAGTGCCAGTGAAATCAGGGAAGTGACCGTTTCTGTAATGGATGAGATGGACAATACCTCTCAAGTTGTCAGTAATGCAAAAACAATTGTTGAAGACAGTGCCGAGGGTGCAAGTGACGTACTCAAATCCTTTTTCAAAATCAAAAAAGCAAGCAACAAAGTAACGGATCTAATCTCGAAACAGATAGAATACACTACAAAACAAAAAGAAAATATCTACACTTTCAGTGATGAAATCAAAAAACTCAATAATGAACTTCAACAGGTTCAAAAACTTGCCAATATAACAGGTGAGCGTATTCTTTCAGCCATTGATGAAGTAAAAGAAGGATTTGATAACTGCTCAACCGTTGATCCTAATGAACCAATTACAAAAATTTTAAGCGCTATAAAAGATCATTCGGTATTTGTGGTTGATACAGCCAAATATACCGAAGGCTATGAAAATATCACGCTTAAAGATTATACGTCGTGTAATTTTGGAAAGTGGTTCTATTCACAAGAAGCTTTTAAAGAGTTGAAAAAGTATGGCCCTGAAGTCATCTCACTGCTAGAAGACATAGAAGAAGATCACAAACAAGTGCACACCATCGCTTTTGAGATACTAAGACTCAAAAAAGAGAATAGAAATGATGAGATCTTTGAGAAATTTTCAGAACTTGCCGATGCATCCAGTAGTCTCATAAAACAGTTAATGAAGATTTACGCAATTATTGCAACGACTGAAAAGGATAAAATAGAAACCAAATCCAATAAGTAG
- a CDS encoding chemotaxis response regulator CheY, which translates to MALPNKNIKILVVDDAPTIRRILKNALKEMGYENVDEAEDGQVALQKLRSGNYQFVITDWNMPNMTGIELVQEIRKDPKLKHLPILMVTAEAKKENIILALKSGVNNYIVKPFTPKVLKEKISAIFTPKKK; encoded by the coding sequence TTTAGTTGTCGACGATGCTCCTACCATCCGCCGTATCCTCAAAAATGCTCTGAAAGAGATGGGATACGAGAATGTAGATGAAGCGGAGGATGGTCAGGTAGCATTGCAAAAACTAAGAAGCGGCAATTACCAGTTTGTAATAACAGACTGGAACATGCCCAATATGACAGGAATCGAACTTGTTCAAGAGATCAGAAAAGATCCAAAACTCAAGCATCTTCCCATTTTGATGGTTACAGCAGAAGCGAAAAAAGAAAACATCATTTTGGCTCTCAAAAGTGGGGTCAACAACTACATCGTCAAACCTTTCACACCAAAAGTACTAAAAGAGAAAATCAGCGCAATTTTTACACCGAAAAAAAAATAG